One genomic window of Spiroplasma endosymbiont of Diplazon laetatorius includes the following:
- a CDS encoding alanine--tRNA ligase-related protein, with the protein MLKNFKGYELFEVETKVKEFVNKDTFTLMYLEETVFFPESAGQVEDKGVIIFEGNEYQVLGLNISDDQVVHKVELIKDIQVGSQVKAKIDRSRRDLISANHSAAHLLFDTIRELYPTSVGKGYFNDDKGLRIDMQIDEKMDWEKIYELNRIVAEKIATPALKKEMIVDAKTAKEVYNLSIEFNEKELEGDLRIVEFEGVSRQLCSGTHVLALPLIQEFLIYNFETKGSNIYRFYAKTDHNLIAKEHRQAIHLEFEEMGTMHKKLLDCIDEFGFHEELAFYLKQIPSKLPKLDKNLWTNFIKVKMHITKLREALNKYNQIIDSKIKDRLFKTYSEMKPSVTGENNTFYIKEKEIDNKHCNFVADLVLKNNPNSYVEIVVEDSNYFFCKSNCSISAIERMKDHPDYIIKGGGNEKTAQGNISPRSEVKN; encoded by the coding sequence ATGTTAAAAAATTTTAAAGGCTATGAATTGTTTGAAGTAGAAACAAAAGTAAAAGAATTTGTAAATAAAGATACATTTACTTTAATGTACCTTGAAGAAACTGTATTTTTTCCAGAGTCTGCTGGACAAGTAGAAGATAAAGGAGTAATTATCTTTGAGGGAAATGAATATCAAGTACTTGGTTTAAATATAAGTGATGATCAAGTTGTTCACAAAGTTGAATTAATAAAAGATATTCAAGTTGGTTCACAAGTAAAAGCTAAAATTGATAGAAGCAGAAGAGATTTAATAAGTGCTAACCACAGTGCTGCACACTTATTATTTGACACTATTAGAGAACTTTATCCAACAAGTGTTGGAAAAGGTTACTTTAATGATGACAAGGGTTTAAGAATAGATATGCAAATTGATGAAAAAATGGATTGAGAAAAAATCTATGAATTAAACAGAATAGTTGCTGAAAAAATAGCAACTCCAGCATTAAAAAAAGAAATGATAGTTGATGCTAAAACTGCAAAAGAAGTATATAACCTTTCAATTGAGTTTAATGAAAAAGAACTTGAAGGTGATTTGAGAATAGTTGAATTTGAAGGTGTATCAAGACAATTGTGTAGCGGAACACATGTTCTTGCATTACCTCTAATACAAGAATTTTTAATATATAACTTTGAAACTAAAGGAAGCAATATATATAGATTCTATGCAAAAACAGATCATAATCTAATTGCAAAAGAACACAGACAAGCTATACATTTAGAGTTTGAAGAAATGGGAACAATGCATAAAAAATTACTTGATTGTATTGATGAGTTTGGATTTCATGAAGAATTAGCATTCTACTTAAAACAAATTCCAAGTAAATTACCAAAATTAGATAAAAATCTTTGAACTAATTTTATTAAGGTAAAAATGCACATCACCAAATTAAGAGAAGCACTTAATAAATATAATCAAATAATTGATTCTAAAATAAAAGATAGATTATTTAAAACTTACAGTGAAATGAAACCGAGTGTAACTGGAGAAAATAATACCTTTTATATAAAAGAAAAAGAAATTGACAACAAGCACTGCAACTTTGTAGCTGATTTAGTCTTAAAAAACAATCCAAACTCATATGTTGAAATTGTTGTAGAAGATTCAAATTACTTCTTTTGTAAATCTAATTGCTCAATAAGTGCAATTGAAAGAATGAAAGATCACCCTGATTACATAATCAAGGGTGGTGGGAATGAAAAAACAGCTCAAGGAAACATTTCTCCAAGATCAGAAGTTAAGAATTAA
- a CDS encoding lipoprotein has protein sequence MKKLLSLFGAISLVPVSSAVVVSCNDKNISTNMVEIRDMRNNYVDTVDKTTVKDFKLYGGIQGGTDISLYLFFKNSPQKYYPNLIGTKEWFNKYLNKLIFNIE, from the coding sequence ATGAAAAAATTATTATCTTTATTTGGGGCTATAAGTTTAGTTCCTGTCTCTAGTGCTGTTGTTGTGTCTTGTAATGATAAAAATATTAGTACTAATATGGTTGAAATAAGAGACATGAGAAATAATTATGTTGATACTGTTGATAAAACAACTGTTAAAGATTTTAAGTTATATGGTGGTATTCAAGGTGGTACAGATATTAGTTTATATTTATTTTTTAAAAATAGTCCTCAAAAATATTATCCTAATTTAATTGGTACTAAAGAATGATTTAATAAGTATTTAAATAAATTAATTTTTAATATAGAATAG
- a CDS encoding MutH/Sau3AI family endonuclease, producing the protein MDDKQYEQDLLKVFETAQKAKGKTLRELAGSDLDRIRYFHNKDKIKHVLQQAVFNIPLMSKVDYTFEDLQLELKPVALKRNKYDELIVKERLVLNDIYYDEIVNETFKDSKFMYKNQLLLIMTYVHDYEKDFLDFEIRDAFIIDISRQKEFYLIVNDWNAIQERVKRGKAEELNEGFTKILSASTRSQSRIDLKKQPYSNVLARFRSYSFNTNFLKEIISRHKNKVEYIKEIFNEVEVKDVVDFKNEQIEEYMKSIVGTDITNYTESKANQKHQMAFENFLKENNSDLYDFLKVTNFKLMHKLTDNSNLQEQIATNYELDPFEIMNDEFEESTFYQDIILKNYLVIMIEKDTNKVLNYKLFSLNDKDIKNAQLVFYNTKKEIERFISEEKTDNSEPKFTKTKDNLSISLRKSKKNESAVYKVSGRKFKLPAYEFVINKNVIFDK; encoded by the coding sequence ATGGATGACAAACAATATGAACAAGATTTATTAAAAGTCTTTGAAACAGCACAAAAAGCAAAAGGAAAAACTTTAAGAGAATTGGCAGGTTCTGATTTAGATAGAATCAGATACTTTCATAATAAAGATAAAATTAAACATGTGCTTCAGCAAGCAGTATTTAACATACCCTTAATGAGTAAAGTAGATTATACTTTTGAAGATCTTCAATTAGAACTAAAACCTGTTGCTTTAAAAAGAAACAAATATGACGAACTAATCGTAAAAGAACGTTTAGTATTGAACGATATTTACTATGATGAAATAGTAAATGAAACATTTAAAGATTCAAAGTTTATGTATAAAAATCAATTACTTTTAATCATGACATATGTACATGATTATGAAAAAGACTTTTTAGACTTTGAAATACGCGATGCTTTTATAATAGATATTTCAAGACAAAAGGAATTTTACTTAATAGTAAATGATTGAAACGCTATTCAAGAAAGAGTAAAACGTGGTAAAGCTGAAGAATTGAATGAAGGATTTACTAAAATCCTATCTGCTTCAACTAGAAGTCAAAGTAGAATTGATTTAAAAAAACAACCCTACTCAAATGTACTTGCTAGATTTAGAAGTTATTCATTTAACACTAACTTCTTAAAAGAAATCATTTCAAGACATAAAAATAAAGTTGAATATATCAAAGAAATATTTAATGAAGTTGAAGTAAAAGATGTAGTTGATTTTAAAAATGAACAAATTGAAGAATATATGAAAAGTATTGTCGGAACCGACATTACAAACTATACTGAATCTAAGGCCAATCAGAAACATCAAATGGCTTTTGAAAACTTCTTAAAAGAAAACAATTCAGACTTATATGATTTTCTAAAAGTTACAAACTTTAAGTTAATGCATAAATTAACTGATAACTCTAACTTACAAGAACAAATAGCAACTAACTATGAGTTAGATCCATTTGAAATAATGAATGATGAGTTTGAAGAAAGTACATTCTATCAAGATATAATTTTGAAAAACTACTTGGTAATTATGATTGAAAAAGATACAAACAAAGTTTTAAACTATAAGTTATTTAGTTTAAATGATAAAGATATAAAAAATGCTCAATTAGTTTTCTATAATACCAAAAAAGAAATTGAAAGATTTATAAGTGAAGAAAAAACAGATAATTCAGAGCCAAAATTTACTAAAACTAAAGATAATTTATCAATCAGCTTAAGAAAAAGCAAGAAAAATGAATCAGCAGTTTATAAAGTAAGTGGTAGAAAATTTAAATTGCCAGCTTATGAATTTGTAATTAACAAAAATGTTATATTCGATAAATAA
- a CDS encoding PQ-loop repeat-containing protein: MLLLTDEARILAGTILGWIGFATSFSMLLPQVVKVCVTKNTKSLSPIMFFLTFLNACIWTCYAFFTKETPDLQVGCANLAAMAASLFILIFIISNKIKDKVTLNRLKKDKKINENLEEMSVVEIQNENELLSEEIISMQKEIEKLEENVEELEEQVEELEEQVEILEEKIEE, encoded by the coding sequence ATGCTACTTTTAACTGATGAAGCAAGAATTCTTGCTGGAACAATTCTTGGTTGAATTGGTTTTGCAACAAGTTTCTCAATGTTGTTGCCACAAGTGGTAAAAGTTTGTGTAACTAAAAACACTAAATCTCTTTCTCCTATAATGTTTTTCTTAACATTTTTAAATGCATGTATATGAACTTGTTATGCGTTCTTTACAAAAGAAACACCAGACTTACAAGTTGGTTGTGCTAATTTAGCTGCAATGGCAGCTTCATTATTTATCTTAATCTTTATTATTTCAAATAAAATAAAAGATAAAGTAACTTTAAATAGACTTAAAAAAGACAAAAAAATAAATGAAAATTTAGAAGAAATGTCTGTAGTTGAAATACAAAATGAAAATGAACTTTTAAGTGAAGAAATCATAAGCATGCAAAAAGAAATTGAAAAACTAGAAGAGAATGTAGAAGAACTTGAAGAACAAGTTGAAGAACTTGAAGAACAAGTTGAAATATTAGAAGAAAAAATAGAGGAATAA
- a CDS encoding rolling circle replication-associated protein, with product MEYYCSKTYYGDMVRTSILPLSSYESNLRNKGGVKNTGKNKEKLNNSKIRSKGRFIRKSFHNFYNQKTLSFLTLTYAKNMQDIKQAKYDLKLFFQKLKYWFYSEKRSKFRKNQELKYVSIYEYQKRGAVHFHIILNVYIPNSIILTYWPHGINWNVKVKGGTTGRKKVVKYLSKYMSKVNKLDSKDLNKYDLNIKSYHFSSNCSNPKTKIGVLNINPNDLTQFMVKTENLYLFKLSSKCDFLFGLVCDRLKIFDFEVDLDPYIHIAIKMRQAIIDGYATYLPDKYSYWMKKGREKIKEHEQDIILNKKGLVIN from the coding sequence ATGGAATATTATTGTTCAAAGACTTATTATGGAGATATGGTAAGGACTAGTATATTGCCTTTAAGTAGTTATGAGAGTAATTTGCGTAATAAGGGTGGTGTTAAAAATACTGGTAAAAATAAAGAAAAATTAAATAATAGTAAAATTCGCAGTAAAGGTAGATTTATTAGAAAATCATTTCATAACTTTTATAACCAAAAAACATTATCATTTCTTACTCTCACTTATGCAAAAAATATGCAAGATATTAAACAAGCTAAATATGATTTAAAGTTATTTTTTCAAAAATTAAAATATTGATTTTATAGCGAAAAGCGATCTAAATTTCGTAAAAACCAAGAATTAAAATATGTATCTATATATGAATATCAAAAACGTGGAGCAGTTCATTTCCACATAATATTAAATGTATATATTCCTAACTCTATAATTCTTACTTATTGACCTCATGGTATTAATTGAAATGTTAAAGTAAAAGGTGGAACAACAGGAAGAAAAAAAGTAGTTAAATATTTATCTAAATATATGAGTAAAGTAAATAAATTGGACTCAAAAGATTTAAATAAATATGATTTAAATATCAAGTCTTATCATTTTAGTAGTAATTGTTCTAATCCTAAAACTAAAATTGGAGTATTAAATATTAATCCTAATGATTTAACTCAATTTATGGTTAAAACAGAAAATTTATATTTGTTTAAATTAAGCAGTAAATGTGATTTTTTATTTGGTTTAGTTTGTGATAGATTAAAAATTTTTGATTTTGAAGTTGATTTAGATCCATATATTCATATAGCTATAAAAATGAGGCAGGCAATAATTGATGGTTATGCTACTTATTTACCTGATAAATATTCATATTGAATGAAAAAAGGTAGGGAAAAAATAAAAGAACATGAACAAGATATTATTTTAAACAAAAAAGGTTTAGTTATAAATTAG
- the rmuC gene encoding DNA recombination protein RmuC — protein MEIIILVLLTLLIILCVILIILFLFKKNNIKVEGVDKRDLEIFQAQLSEVNVRSDAQLKEYINNLSNTSNEKLNNFEQSLKEMVLKNATSNVEGMNNLGESVRDFILKQTQSTEEKMNLKNKEVREMLTKVTEQSAPIIEVREKVFKLDNLLSQNNKAGKAGEYLLERILTNITGINKNNNLIYERQYKLIKKDEGKGLVVDLFIKGDGSKFVNIPVDSKFPFNAYQSLLNYEITSDEFKKKEAEFKEHVLERVKETSKYVSEEDKTVYSIMFVPSEGIFSYINSMPKIIDKAFNSKVIIAGPSTLIAIIESIDKYMSLFDNINQYDKKIDGLGKIIKYIDNYDEEMNKLFKSIEEMTKHYGQIKIKEKSLRNKYEKLVK, from the coding sequence ATGGAAATAATAATATTAGTATTATTAACACTTCTTATAATTCTTTGCGTTATTTTAATAATATTATTTTTATTTAAAAAAAATAATATTAAAGTAGAAGGTGTTGATAAAAGAGACCTTGAAATTTTTCAAGCACAGCTCTCTGAGGTTAATGTCAGATCCGATGCTCAGTTAAAAGAATATATTAATAATTTAAGTAATACCAGCAATGAAAAACTTAATAATTTTGAACAATCTTTAAAAGAAATGGTATTGAAAAATGCAACATCAAATGTTGAAGGTATGAATAACTTAGGTGAAAGTGTTAGAGATTTCATTTTAAAACAAACTCAATCAACTGAAGAAAAAATGAATTTAAAAAATAAAGAAGTTAGAGAAATGCTTACAAAAGTTACCGAGCAATCAGCTCCAATTATTGAAGTTAGAGAAAAAGTTTTTAAATTAGATAATTTACTTAGCCAAAATAATAAAGCAGGTAAGGCTGGGGAATATTTATTAGAGAGAATACTTACAAACATTACAGGGATAAATAAAAATAATAATTTAATTTATGAAAGACAATACAAATTAATAAAAAAAGATGAAGGAAAGGGACTTGTTGTTGACTTATTCATTAAAGGTGATGGAAGTAAATTTGTAAACATACCTGTAGATTCTAAATTTCCTTTTAATGCTTATCAAAGTCTTTTAAATTATGAAATTACAAGTGATGAGTTTAAGAAAAAAGAAGCAGAATTTAAAGAGCATGTTTTAGAAAGGGTTAAAGAAACCTCTAAATATGTAAGTGAAGAAGACAAAACTGTATATTCTATTATGTTTGTTCCTAGTGAGGGAATTTTCTCTTATATTAATTCAATGCCTAAAATAATTGATAAGGCTTTTAACAGTAAGGTTATTATTGCTGGGCCAAGTACTCTTATAGCAATAATTGAATCAATTGATAAGTACATGAGTTTATTTGATAATATAAATCAATACGACAAAAAAATTGATGGTTTAGGTAAAATTATTAAATATATTGATAACTACGATGAAGAAATGAATAAATTGTTTAAATCAATTGAAGAAATGACTAAACATTACGGACAGATAAAAATTAAGGAAAAATCTTTAAGAAACAAATATGAAAAATTAGTTAAATAA
- a CDS encoding HNH endonuclease signature motif containing protein: MQEVKKIRVAWTYRDEYVCVEAFFKYIDYNMPLKFVRKEIMEYILNNVEDFNVRTKESWSFKIDNIHYLFRVWCGLPKAGLKGKTSLQVNIMDEFFKKSKFNGNTSSFSEEWYKSWRTKNYKLKKYNPKKDLKEITTIKMVRNKKIIDDYLKEVSHCESCLKNKTFIKFSDRKMYFEVHHFIPYNEKVQIDYDINLDNYYNLIALCPECHRAIHLSEDRDEIITKLFNEKIKSKEFKSFFGEGGIKKIIRNYETTYGIQKSNGDKIKDNVDELFEFV, from the coding sequence ATGCAAGAGGTTAAAAAAATAAGGGTTGCTTGAACATATAGAGATGAATATGTCTGTGTGGAAGCTTTCTTTAAATATATAGACTATAATATGCCTCTGAAATTTGTTCGAAAAGAAATTATGGAATATATATTAAATAATGTTGAAGATTTTAATGTTAGGACAAAAGAATCTTGATCTTTTAAAATAGATAATATACATTATTTATTTAGAGTTTGATGTGGATTACCGAAAGCAGGATTAAAAGGTAAAACAAGTCTTCAAGTAAATATAATGGATGAGTTCTTTAAAAAGAGCAAGTTTAATGGAAATACTAGTTCATTTTCTGAGGAATGATATAAGAGTTGAAGAACAAAAAACTATAAACTAAAAAAATACAATCCCAAGAAAGATTTGAAAGAGATTACAACAATAAAAATGGTTAGGAATAAAAAAATAATAGATGATTATTTAAAAGAAGTTAGTCATTGCGAAAGTTGTTTAAAAAATAAAACTTTTATAAAGTTTTCTGATAGAAAAATGTATTTTGAAGTTCATCATTTTATTCCTTATAATGAAAAAGTTCAAATTGATTATGATATAAATTTGGATAATTACTATAATTTAATAGCCTTATGTCCAGAGTGTCACAGAGCTATACATTTATCAGAAGATAGAGATGAAATAATTACTAAATTATTCAATGAAAAAATTAAGAGTAAGGAATTCAAATCATTTTTTGGCGAAGGTGGTATTAAAAAAATTATAAGAAACTATGAGACTACATATGGTATTCAGAAAAGTAATGGAGATAAAATTAAGGATAATGTAGATGAACTATTTGAATTCGTTTAA
- a CDS encoding lipoprotein — MKKLLGLLGAAGLFATTSATVVACGGEKTSDLSVTLKVGELSKDITVKSDKITDGGTVTTKLVEGTVLTVAVKEIKAGTTTLTISTTEDKLTEKDIKESVKVLFKSKGATSTTEIDSVSVTVKAKEKVQELKDLAQVKLTGFTATNDTTNQNVIDALKEVDGLSTISEANDVEIKKTEATNQTAGNITITAKDSSKLVKNSLKLEIAKLEVTKIKLSEVKLTGFTATNDTTNQNVIDALKEVDGLSTISEANDVEIKKTEATNQTAGNITITAKGSSTLVEGTLTLNIEKLSE, encoded by the coding sequence ATGAAAAAATTATTAGGATTATTAGGAGCAGCTGGTTTATTTGCTACAACAAGTGCAACAGTTGTTGCTTGTGGTGGAGAAAAAACATCAGATTTAAGTGTTACTTTAAAAGTTGGTGAATTATCAAAAGATATTACTGTTAAATCAGACAAAATCACAGATGGTGGAACAGTAACAACTAAATTAGTTGAAGGCACTGTTTTAACAGTTGCTGTTAAAGAAATTAAAGCAGGAACAACAACATTAACAATTTCAACTACTGAAGATAAATTAACTGAAAAAGATATTAAAGAATCAGTTAAAGTTTTATTTAAATCTAAAGGGGCCACATCAACAACTGAAATAGATTCAGTTAGTGTAACTGTTAAGGCTAAAGAAAAAGTTCAAGAATTGAAAGATCTAGCACAAGTTAAATTAACAGGATTTACTGCAACAAATGATACAACAAACCAAAATGTAATTGATGCTTTAAAAGAAGTTGATGGATTATCAACAATTTCTGAAGCTAATGATGTTGAAATCAAAAAAACTGAAGCAACTAACCAAACAGCTGGAAACATTACAATTACAGCAAAAGATTCTTCAAAATTAGTAAAAAATAGTCTAAAATTAGAAATTGCTAAATTAGAAGTAACTAAAATTAAACTATCAGAAGTTAAATTAACAGGATTTACTGCAACAAATGATACAACAAACCAAAATGTAATTGATGCTTTAAAAGAAGTTGATGGATTATCAACAATTTCTGAAGCTAATGATGTTGAAATCAAAAAAACTGAAGCAACTAACCAAACAGCTGGAAACATTACAATTACAGCAAAAGGAAGCTCAACTTTAGTTGAAGGTACTTTAACATTAAATATTGAAAAATTATCAGAATAA
- a CDS encoding protein kinase: MCSIPKKTKKELDEKEIEGFKIEFKTLKELNSPYIIKVYSYLEEENSYIMEYLDYNLENYLKKYPDLSLEYRKLMGIQLIKGVKYIPFK; the protein is encoded by the coding sequence ATGTGCTCTATACCTAAAAAAACAAAAAAAGAATTAGATGAAAAAGAAATTGAAGGATTTAAAATAGAATTTAAGACTTTAAAAGAATTAAATTCTCCTTATATTATTAAAGTTTATTCTTATTTAGAAGAAGAAAATAGTTATATTATGGAGTATCTTGACTATAATCTCGAAAATTATTTGAAAAAATATCCAGACTTATCTTTAGAATATAGAAAACTTATGGGAATTCAATTAATTAAAGGAGTTAAATATATTCCTTTTAAATAA
- a CDS encoding ABC transporter ATP-binding protein produces the protein MIEVRNLNKSIKNKTILNNINLSFKNKVTYAILGQNGAGKTTFIKTLFNEYKINSGKITLNGKEISKEEYKNMYFFTENNELPIDLKVSEYLKYYLGISGFRKNINDYILKLEWLFDYKKYKNTLIKKLSAGEKKKLTLFIMLILDPEIIFFDEPTANLDEKNKVILFKIFSLLKEKNKTLIIISHLIDEIKTFIDHVVIFKEGQIVYNHELKKEDDIKKIYHKYIFDEEDENKKSMDKDIELKMKGIFKNEN, from the coding sequence ATGATAGAAGTAAGAAATTTAAACAAATCAATAAAGAATAAAACAATACTAAATAACATAAATTTATCTTTTAAGAATAAAGTTACATATGCTATTCTTGGTCAAAACGGAGCTGGCAAAACTACTTTTATAAAAACTTTATTTAATGAATACAAAATAAACTCTGGAAAAATAACTTTAAATGGTAAGGAAATATCAAAAGAAGAATATAAAAATATGTATTTTTTTACAGAAAATAACGAGCTGCCAATTGATTTAAAGGTTAGTGAATATTTAAAATATTATTTAGGTATATCTGGTTTTAGAAAAAACATAAATGATTACATTTTAAAGTTGGAATGATTATTTGATTATAAAAAATACAAAAATACATTAATTAAAAAATTATCAGCTGGAGAAAAAAAGAAGCTAACACTTTTTATAATGTTAATATTAGATCCTGAAATAATATTTTTTGATGAGCCAACTGCAAATTTAGATGAAAAAAATAAAGTTATATTATTTAAAATATTTTCTTTATTAAAAGAAAAAAACAAAACTTTAATTATTATTTCTCATTTAATAGATGAAATAAAAACTTTTATAGATCATGTTGTAATTTTTAAAGAAGGACAGATAGTTTATAATCATGAATTGAAAAAAGAAGATGACATAAAAAAAATATATCACAAATATATTTTTGATGAAGAGGATGAAAATAAAAAAAGTATGGATAAAGATATTGAATTAAAAATGAAAGGAATTTTTAAAAATGAAAATTAA